In a single window of the Streptomyces sp. CGMCC 4.7035 genome:
- the nuoF gene encoding NADH-quinone oxidoreductase subunit NuoF: protein MMTLAPEINETSPEKLLVPVLSAFWDEEKSWTLDVYRRHEGYEGLRKALAMSPDEVIAYVKDSGLRGRGGAGFPTGMKWQFIPQGDGKPHYLVVNADESEPGTCKDIPLLFANPHSLIEGIVIACYAIRSSHAFIYLRGEVVPILRRLHSAVREAYAAGYLGENILGSGLDLELTVHAGAGAYICGEETALLDSLEGRRGQPRLRPPFPAVAGLYACPTVVNNVESIASVPAILNRGKEWFRSMGSDRSPGFTLYSLSGHVASPGQYEAPLGITLRQLLDMSGGMRPGHRLKFWTPGGSSTPMFTDEHLDVPLDYEGVGAAGSMLGTKALQCFDETTCVVRAVTRWTEFYAHESCGKCTPCREGTYWLVQLLRDIEAGKGVMSDLDKLNDIADNINGKSFCALGDGAASPIFSSLKYFREEYEEHITGRGCPFDPAKSTAWADKPAEVTA, encoded by the coding sequence GTGATGACCTTGGCACCCGAGATCAACGAGACCAGCCCCGAGAAGCTGCTGGTACCCGTGCTGTCGGCCTTCTGGGACGAGGAGAAGTCCTGGACGCTGGACGTCTACCGAAGGCACGAGGGGTACGAGGGGCTCCGCAAGGCGCTCGCCATGTCGCCGGACGAGGTGATCGCCTACGTCAAGGACTCCGGACTGCGGGGGCGTGGCGGCGCGGGATTCCCGACGGGAATGAAGTGGCAGTTCATTCCCCAGGGCGATGGCAAGCCTCACTATCTAGTTGTCAACGCCGACGAATCGGAGCCCGGAACGTGCAAGGACATTCCGCTCCTCTTCGCGAACCCGCACAGCCTCATCGAGGGCATTGTCATCGCGTGTTATGCCATCAGGTCGTCGCATGCCTTCATCTATCTGCGTGGTGAAGTCGTCCCCATCCTGCGGCGGTTGCACTCGGCCGTGCGCGAGGCCTACGCGGCGGGCTACCTCGGCGAGAACATCCTGGGCAGCGGACTCGACCTCGAACTCACCGTGCACGCGGGCGCGGGCGCGTACATCTGCGGTGAGGAGACCGCACTGCTCGACTCGCTCGAAGGCCGCCGTGGTCAACCGCGGCTTCGTCCCCCCTTCCCTGCCGTCGCGGGCCTCTACGCGTGCCCGACTGTCGTGAACAACGTCGAGTCGATCGCGTCGGTTCCCGCGATTCTGAACCGGGGCAAGGAATGGTTCCGGTCGATGGGCAGTGACAGGTCCCCGGGCTTCACGCTCTACTCGCTCAGCGGCCATGTCGCGAGCCCCGGCCAGTACGAGGCCCCGCTCGGGATCACACTCCGCCAGCTGCTCGACATGAGCGGCGGCATGCGCCCCGGCCACCGGCTCAAGTTCTGGACGCCGGGCGGCTCCTCGACTCCGATGTTCACCGACGAGCACCTCGACGTCCCGCTGGACTACGAGGGCGTGGGCGCCGCCGGTTCCATGCTCGGCACCAAGGCCCTGCAGTGCTTCGACGAGACGACCTGCGTGGTCCGTGCCGTCACCCGCTGGACCGAGTTCTACGCCCACGAGTCCTGCGGCAAGTGCACGCCGTGCCGCGAAGGGACCTACTGGCTCGTCCAGTTGCTGCGGGACATCGAGGCCGGCAAGGGCGTCATGTCCGACCTCGACAAGCTGAACGACATCGCCGACAACATCAACGGCAAGTCCTTCTGCGCCCTCGGCGACGGCGCGGCCTCGCCGATCTTCTCCTCTCTCAAGTACTTCCGCGAGGAGTACGAGGAGCACATCACGGGCCGGGGCTGCCCCTTCGACCCGGCCAAGTCCACGGCCTGGGCGGACAAGCCCGCGGAGGTGACCGCATGA
- a CDS encoding NADH-quinone oxidoreductase subunit D, protein MSTHTPSSASARETTEGTVYTVTGGDWDEVVQSAARADDERLIVNMGPQHPSTHGVLRLILEIEGETVTEARCGIGYLHTGIEKNLEYRTWTQGTTFVTRMDYLTPFFNETAYCLAVEKLLGIEDQVPDRATILRVLLMELNRMSSHLVCIATGGMELGATTIMIYGFRDRELILDIYELITGLRMNHAYIRPGGLAQDLPPGAVDQIREFVKKMKKNLPEYDKLATGNPIFKARMQDIGYLDLAGCMALGATGPILRSAGLPHDLRKTQPYCGYETYDFDVPTADTCDAYGRFLIRLEEMRQSLRIIEQCLDRLQPGPVMVADKKIAWPAQLALGPDGLGNSLDHIKKIMGTSMEALIHHFKLVTEGFRVPPGQAYAAVESPKGELGVHVVSDGGTRPYRVHFRDPSFTNLQAMAAMCEGGQVADVIVAVASIDPVMGGVDR, encoded by the coding sequence ATGAGCACGCACACCCCGTCCTCCGCCTCCGCGCGCGAGACCACCGAGGGCACCGTCTACACGGTCACCGGTGGCGACTGGGACGAGGTCGTCCAGTCCGCGGCCCGCGCCGACGACGAGCGCCTGATCGTCAACATGGGGCCCCAGCACCCGTCCACGCACGGGGTGCTCCGGCTCATCCTGGAGATCGAGGGCGAGACCGTCACCGAGGCCCGCTGCGGCATCGGCTACCTCCACACCGGCATCGAGAAGAACCTCGAATACCGCACGTGGACGCAGGGCACCACGTTCGTGACGCGCATGGACTACCTCACGCCGTTCTTCAACGAGACGGCGTACTGCCTCGCCGTCGAGAAGCTCCTCGGCATCGAGGACCAGGTCCCGGACCGCGCCACGATCCTGCGCGTGCTCCTGATGGAGCTGAACCGGATGTCCTCCCACCTGGTGTGCATCGCCACCGGAGGCATGGAGCTCGGCGCCACCACGATCATGATCTACGGCTTCCGTGACCGGGAACTGATCCTCGACATCTACGAGCTGATCACCGGCCTGCGGATGAACCACGCCTACATCCGCCCCGGCGGACTCGCCCAGGACCTGCCGCCGGGTGCGGTGGACCAGATCCGCGAGTTCGTGAAGAAGATGAAGAAGAACCTCCCGGAGTACGACAAGCTCGCCACCGGGAACCCCATCTTCAAGGCCCGTATGCAGGACATCGGCTACCTCGACCTGGCCGGCTGCATGGCTCTCGGCGCCACCGGCCCGATCCTGCGTTCGGCGGGCCTGCCGCACGACCTGCGCAAGACACAGCCCTACTGCGGCTACGAGACGTACGACTTCGACGTCCCGACCGCCGACACCTGCGACGCCTACGGCCGCTTCCTCATCCGCCTGGAGGAGATGCGCCAGTCGCTGAGGATCATCGAGCAGTGTCTGGACCGGCTCCAGCCCGGCCCGGTCATGGTCGCGGACAAGAAGATCGCCTGGCCCGCCCAGCTCGCCCTGGGACCGGACGGGCTCGGCAACTCCCTCGACCACATCAAGAAGATCATGGGCACCTCCATGGAGGCCCTGATCCACCACTTCAAGCTGGTGACCGAAGGCTTCCGCGTCCCGCCGGGACAGGCGTACGCGGCGGTCGAGTCACCCAAGGGCGAACTCGGTGTGCACGTCGTGTCCGACGGCGGCACCCGCCCCTACCGGGTCCACTTCCGCGACCCGTCCTTCACCAATCTGCAGGCCATGGCGGCGATGTGCGAGGGCGGCCAGGTCGCCGACGTGATCGTCGCCGTCGCGTCCATCGACCCCGTGATGGGAGGCGTCGACCGGTGA
- the nuoE gene encoding NADH-quinone oxidoreductase subunit NuoE has protein sequence MTTSSSERGVSLGMPELPAPGYPDDVRARLEADAREVIARYPDSRSALLPLLHLVQSEEGHVTRTGMRFCAEMLDLTTAEVTAVATFYTMYRRKPSGDYQVGVCTNTLCAVMGGDAIFSALQEHLGVGNGETTDDGKVTLEHIECNAACDYAPVVMVNWEFFDDQTPESAKRLVDDLRAGRQVEPTRGAPLCTFKETARMLAGFPDERDGAVEATGSAGPASLVGLRLAKGETGAARVVHPRDGGPHDEPRDGAPGDAAVHEPSPAEHLSSHDAPQDTSASDPAHPAGPVDEEGQ, from the coding sequence GTGACCACCAGTTCTTCGGAGCGGGGCGTCAGCCTGGGCATGCCCGAGCTGCCCGCACCCGGCTACCCGGACGACGTCCGAGCCCGGCTGGAGGCGGACGCGCGCGAGGTCATCGCGCGTTACCCCGACTCCCGGTCCGCGCTCCTGCCGTTGCTGCACCTCGTGCAGTCGGAGGAGGGCCATGTCACGCGCACCGGGATGCGGTTCTGCGCGGAGATGCTGGACCTGACCACGGCCGAGGTCACCGCGGTCGCCACCTTCTACACCATGTACCGGCGCAAGCCGTCCGGTGACTACCAGGTGGGCGTCTGCACCAACACCCTGTGCGCCGTGATGGGCGGCGACGCGATCTTCTCCGCCCTCCAGGAGCACCTCGGCGTCGGCAACGGCGAGACCACCGACGACGGCAAGGTCACCCTGGAGCACATCGAGTGCAACGCGGCCTGCGACTACGCGCCGGTGGTCATGGTCAACTGGGAGTTCTTCGACGACCAGACCCCCGAGAGCGCCAAGCGCCTCGTGGACGACCTGCGAGCGGGACGGCAGGTCGAACCGACCCGTGGCGCCCCCTTGTGCACCTTCAAGGAGACCGCCCGGATGCTGGCCGGCTTCCCCGACGAACGGGACGGGGCCGTCGAGGCGACCGGCAGCGCGGGCCCTGCCTCGCTGGTGGGGCTCCGGCTGGCCAAGGGGGAGACCGGCGCCGCGCGTGTGGTGCACCCGCGGGACGGCGGGCCGCACGACGAGCCACGGGACGGTGCGCCGGGGGACGCGGCGGTGCACGAGCCGTCACCGGCCGAGCACCTCAGCTCGCACGACGCGCCGCAGGACACATCGGCCTCCGACCCTGCGCACCCGGCCGGGCCCGTCGACGAGGAGGGGCAGTGA
- a CDS encoding NuoB/complex I 20 kDa subunit family protein — MGLEEKLPSGFLLTTVEQAAGWVRKASVFPATFGLACCAIEMMTTGAGRYDLARFGMEVFRGSPRQADLMIVAGRVSQKMAPVLRQVYDQMPNPKWVISMGVCASSGGMFNNYAIVQGVDHIVPVDIYLPGCPPRPEMLMDAILKLHHKIQTSKLGVNAEEAAREAEEAALKALPTIEMKGLLR, encoded by the coding sequence ATGGGACTCGAAGAAAAGCTGCCGAGCGGTTTCCTGCTGACCACCGTCGAACAGGCCGCGGGCTGGGTGCGCAAGGCGTCGGTCTTCCCCGCCACCTTCGGCCTGGCCTGCTGTGCCATCGAGATGATGACCACCGGCGCCGGCCGCTACGACCTGGCGCGCTTCGGCATGGAGGTCTTCCGCGGATCGCCCCGCCAGGCGGATCTGATGATCGTCGCGGGCCGGGTCAGTCAGAAGATGGCGCCGGTTCTCAGGCAGGTCTACGACCAGATGCCGAACCCCAAGTGGGTGATCTCCATGGGGGTCTGCGCCTCCTCGGGCGGCATGTTCAACAACTACGCGATCGTCCAGGGCGTCGACCACATCGTCCCCGTGGACATCTATCTGCCCGGCTGTCCGCCACGGCCCGAGATGCTGATGGACGCGATCCTCAAGCTCCACCACAAGATCCAGACCTCCAAGCTCGGCGTCAACGCCGAGGAGGCGGCCCGCGAGGCGGAGGAAGCGGCGCTCAAGGCACTCCCGACGATCGAGATGAAGGGGCTGCTGCGATGA
- a CDS encoding C40 family peptidase, whose translation MSHTAHIRSHRKPRNRNASTIAMRAGVAGGVLSLAAAGASATANAAEPVTQTLELPTLTADLAQQVAQSAEATQQAAANYQLQAERDAAAAKAAKQAKADLAEAKKKAAEAKRKAEAERKTAEAASRSTARATLTAASSSASTSTSTATGSVAAVINFVKAQVGKAYVSGATGPSAYDCSGLVQTAFKQVSINLPRVSQDQSMQGTQVSLSNLQPGDILYWGSRGSAYHVAVYVGDGMFVGAQNPSTGVVERPLSYDPPTGAVRVL comes from the coding sequence ATGTCCCACACCGCTCACATACGCAGCCACCGGAAGCCCCGGAACCGCAACGCGTCGACGATCGCGATGCGGGCCGGTGTCGCCGGTGGTGTCCTCAGCCTGGCCGCAGCCGGCGCCTCGGCTACGGCGAACGCCGCCGAGCCGGTGACGCAGACCCTCGAACTGCCCACCCTGACGGCCGATCTGGCCCAGCAGGTCGCGCAGTCCGCGGAGGCCACCCAGCAGGCTGCGGCCAACTACCAGCTGCAGGCCGAGCGTGACGCGGCCGCCGCAAAGGCCGCGAAGCAGGCCAAGGCGGACCTCGCCGAGGCCAAGAAGAAGGCGGCGGAGGCCAAGCGGAAGGCCGAGGCCGAGCGCAAGACCGCGGAGGCCGCCTCGCGCAGCACCGCGCGGGCCACCCTCACCGCCGCGTCGAGCAGCGCCTCGACGAGCACCTCCACGGCCACCGGTTCGGTCGCGGCCGTCATCAACTTCGTCAAGGCCCAGGTCGGCAAGGCCTACGTCTCCGGCGCCACCGGTCCGTCCGCCTACGACTGCTCCGGCCTGGTGCAGACCGCCTTCAAGCAGGTCAGTATCAACCTGCCGCGCGTCTCGCAGGACCAGTCGATGCAAGGCACCCAGGTCTCGCTGAGCAATCTGCAGCCGGGCGACATCCTCTACTGGGGCAGCAGGGGCAGCGCGTACCACGTGGCGGTATACGTGGGCGACGGCATGTTCGTCGGCGCGCAGAACCCCTCCACCGGCGTCGTCGAGCGGCCGCTGTCGTACGACCCGCCGACCGGCGCGGTCCGCGTGCTCTGA
- a CDS encoding NADH-quinone oxidoreductase subunit C, whose translation MSDAKSNGANTPGNGVNGAPANGSGEGGVNPEKDLGAANLPGMRGDHGEEIRVQRGMFGANNGGDTSGYGGLVRSVRLPGAATRPYGGWFDEVADELEGALEEQGLVPDNAIDKTVVDRGELTFHIEREYLVAVAQTLRDDPALRFELCTGVSGVHYPGDKGRELHAVYHLRSITHNRLIRLEVSAPDADPHIPSLVSVYPTNDWHERETYDFFGLVFDGHPALTRIMMPDDWQGFPQRKDYPLGGIPVEYKGAQIPAPDQRRSYS comes from the coding sequence ATGAGCGACGCGAAGAGCAACGGCGCGAACACGCCGGGCAACGGCGTGAACGGTGCCCCGGCGAACGGCTCCGGCGAGGGCGGCGTCAACCCCGAGAAGGACCTCGGCGCCGCGAACCTCCCCGGCATGCGCGGCGACCACGGCGAGGAGATCCGGGTCCAGCGCGGCATGTTCGGCGCCAACAACGGCGGCGACACCTCCGGCTACGGCGGCCTGGTCCGCTCCGTCCGGCTCCCCGGTGCGGCCACCCGCCCCTACGGCGGCTGGTTCGACGAGGTCGCCGACGAACTGGAGGGAGCCCTGGAGGAACAGGGACTCGTCCCCGACAACGCCATCGACAAGACCGTCGTCGACCGCGGCGAGCTGACCTTCCACATCGAACGCGAGTACCTCGTCGCCGTCGCCCAGACCCTCCGCGACGATCCGGCGCTCCGCTTCGAACTGTGCACGGGCGTGAGCGGAGTGCACTACCCCGGCGACAAGGGCCGCGAGCTGCACGCCGTCTACCACCTGCGCTCGATCACCCACAACCGGTTGATCCGCCTGGAGGTCAGCGCTCCCGACGCCGACCCGCACATCCCGTCGCTCGTCTCCGTCTATCCCACGAACGACTGGCACGAGCGCGAGACGTACGACTTCTTCGGCCTGGTCTTCGACGGCCACCCGGCACTGACGCGGATCATGATGCCCGACGACTGGCAGGGCTTCCCGCAGCGCAAGGACTACCCCCTCGGCGGCATCCCCGTCGAGTACAAGGGCGCCCAGATCCCGGCTCCGGACCAGCGGAGGTCGTACTCATGA
- a CDS encoding NADH-quinone oxidoreductase subunit A, protein MNAYAPILVLGALGAGFAIFSVVMATLIGPKRYNRAKLDAYECGIEPTPTPAGGGRFPIKYYLTAMLFIVFDIEIVFLYPWAVTFDALGIFGLVEMLLFVLTVFVAYAYVWRRGGLEWD, encoded by the coding sequence GTGAACGCGTATGCGCCCATCCTCGTACTGGGAGCCCTCGGGGCAGGCTTTGCGATCTTCTCCGTGGTCATGGCCACGCTGATCGGTCCGAAGCGGTACAACCGCGCCAAGCTCGACGCCTACGAGTGCGGTATCGAGCCGACCCCCACGCCGGCGGGCGGCGGGCGCTTCCCGATCAAGTACTACCTGACGGCGATGCTCTTCATCGTCTTCGACATCGAGATCGTCTTCCTCTACCCGTGGGCCGTCACCTTCGACGCCCTCGGGATTTTCGGGCTCGTGGAGATGCTGCTCTTCGTGCTCACCGTCTTCGTCGCGTACGCGTACGTATGGCGGCGCGGCGGCCTGGAATGGGACTGA